Part of the Carassius carassius chromosome 20, fCarCar2.1, whole genome shotgun sequence genome, TACAAGATAGCATACAAGACTGTGACTGAGCTAGAATGGAGGTGCTGCCCAGGATACCAGGGCCCAGACTGCAGAGAACTGAAAGGCTCTCCAAATGGACAGAGAGCATATCCACAGTCATATCCACAGCCACAGCATGGACAAACTCGATCTGCACAAAGTATGTCATCAGGATATGTTCCATACAtcgatttttttcttaaattattattaaaattccgtaggtttttttataaacatttttttacgtttttatgtgtattttgttACTACAGGGCCAGAGCGACGAGAAACTGGACAATTTGATATCAGACGAACAGCTGACAAAACCCGCATATTGGAAGATGAAGTACAGCGCCTTTCACAGACAGTTCTGGATCTTCAAACAGCCATGACAGGTATGGCTGAGAACCTGAGGACTGACTTACAGGAGGACACCAGCAAGATGCTCATTACCTTCCTCAATGACAGGACTTCACCTGACAGCGCAAGAACCGGAGGCACGGAGGAGAGTGTGGTGCATCTGGATGGCCACCAGGCAATGAGAGGCCGCACCCatggagaaagagaaatggaGACATTGTTGGCTAGGTTCGATGATATGACAGATGCTCTCAAAAGTAAAGACGAAGCTCTTGAGGAACTGCGGGGAACAGTGACAGGGCATGACGGGCAGATACGAATGCTTATGGATAGTTCCGCTCAAAGCCTACCagtcactgctgctgctgctccagATATAGACACCCTTCAGACTTATATTGAtgggaaatttgagaagctcAAGAAGGAACTTGTTGTTAATATGGAAGAAGAGATGGCCAAGCTGAAAAATGCATGTGatgaaaagattaaaaaaacatgTGAAGATGGAAAGGACAGCAGCTATGTGAGCCTTACTGATCTAGTGCATCACAAGGAAGCTGAGCTTAGAAAGGAGATCCGTGAGCTCCGCTTGGATTTGTCAATGTCAGATGGTGTAGTGCGCACAAACCGACAAACAACCATTGGAAAAGATGATAGTGACTACGCTGACTTGAAGAGGGAACTTATTCGAGTGGCAGAGGCCCATCGTGTCCTTAATGCCAGAGTGGACAATGAATTAGAGCATTTGTCTTCACTGAAGATAGAAGATGTACTCGGTTCCCAATTAGAGGATCTGGAGGACAGGATGAACGTCACTGAGAGGAATGCGGAGACTTATTGCTTTTATGTGGATGAAAAACTTACCAAGGAAATAAAGGATGAAGTTGCTATGCTACGTCAACTCCTGGACCAGAAACTCAATGCTGTGCAGGATCAGTTCACTTCCATGTTGATTGAAATGAGCAACAACTCCTTCCCGGAAGTGTCTAGCGATTCTGTTGATGCACTGCAAGTTCAAGTCAATGCTAACAGGTACCTTATAAAGGGGTTGGAGGATAAGTTTAATGCAATTGGGCAGATATGCTCAACCGACTGCAAGACCAACCTACCCACTGATTCCCAAAAGCCAGAAGGCCTGGATAGTCTTGTAAAGGACATTAGACTCTGCAGAAATGATCTGGATGTCTTGCGTTCTGATTTTGTGAACAACATAGCAAGGCTTCACACATTAGAGGATACTGTAAAAATGTCACCTGAAAAACAATTTATCAATGCACATATACAGGACACCCGCAAAAGAATGAATGCTTTGACTGACAATGTTAATGGCTTGACTGGAGCTATAACGGGATTGGGAGACACTGTTAGCAAATTTAGCCAAGACCTTCACACACTGAACTCCTCATGTTGCCAGCAGGTAAGCACTTCCCCCATTTGGGTAGAAACTGGTAAACCAAGCCACAACCAGATGAAGGAGCTAAAAGACCAAGTGGATGCACTGAATGCACGAGTGACCACGGAATTGAGTGTGTGTAAGTTCAACACAACTGGAGTAGTCGAAGGTGTCTCTGCGGTGGACGATAGGGTGACTGCTCTGGAGAAGATCTGTGGAAGCCTTGCTGGTGACAGGAACAATATCCAGGGCCTTTCAGGGGAACTGGAGAATAAGGTCACACAGATGAACAGCACTTTGGGCAGTCATTCAGGAGCAATCACAGCCCTTCAAAACTCCCTTCTGAATTTTCAGAGTCAGCTAGCAGGAATGGCTAAGCAGATCCATAAGGACCATGCAAGTAGAGACCAAGGTAAGCTTTCATGTTTTAGTGGCAAAATTAGGGGAATTATGTTTTTAGACAGTTAGGATGTTGGGAAATGGAAATgtctttgtatttgtatttgcctTTCAATTTGTAACCaccagtttttattttgtttacatctTTTGAGATTAGCTACCAAATGGTATTTTTAGTAACCTAACAGTTTGGGATTTGTTGCATGCTATGTTTTGCAGTGTATCCTTTCTCCATATTGAACCAATAATACAATAACATATATGCCCCCAAGCCGTCGAGAGGCAGGGGGCCAGAAAAGGTTTCCTGTGTCAATTGTATGTGCCTGTAATATGTTACAAGAACAGTTACGCACTTCGGAATGGATCCCTTTGCTTGTTCACAAATCCAAATCCACGAGTAACATGGTCAagcatcttttttattttgttaacaaCATTACATGTCTCTTGATAGCATGAGTGATTTCCTATTCATTAGCTTAATGCTAAAATGTGTAATTGACTTTACTTTGGTCCTTACCAGTTTACTATTTCTAAAAACTATTTTATGTGTGGAGGAGTTGTGTGCTCTATCTTTTTGTCATGCCCAGCTTTCTCTGCCTATAACATTTAGATCTGGCGAGCGAGTTCAGTTGCAGTTGCAGATCTGGTACTCATTAAGCTCCAAAGTCAACTCAAGGGCCTCAGGAGGTGATGAATTCCCACACCCCTCTGCAGATGTTCAGCTAAGAGACGACTGTGATGTCACTAGAGAACGCAAATTCTCTTAAACTCCTGTTAAAGGGTGATGTCATCATTCCTGATAGGGGTGGAGGTCCGTCTCTAGCAGAAACAAAAGCGGTTTTCCCAAGAACTGTGGCTAAATAGTAACTGTGCCAAAGCGGCAATTGCTaaagatctatatatatatatatatatatatatatatatatatatatatatatataaattgaaatgTAAGGAACTTTAACATTTAAGCAGTGCCAATGCACAATAAATGTGTCATTTAACctcaaataatgaataaaaaaaacttccAGCACTAATTATTCAGCAGTGCAGTAACAACTTTCTGAAATATTGCCCTACATCCATTGCTAAATAATCCAGTTtatttctttttagtgaatcaaaagcatACAGCGCAATGTGCGACTCCCTATGAATGGCTCTTCTCACTCGTTCTTTTTAGTGACTCAAAGCATACAGCTTTTGATTCCTGAACGAGTGATTCTTATGAGCCGGTTCTTTTTTAGTAAATCAAAAGTATACAGCACAACCTGTGTAATCTGACtcctgaacaaatgactcttatgattatttttagtgaatcaaagaCACACATTGCAGCCAGTGTAGACTGCCGAACTAATGACTCTTATGATCCGGATCTTTTTAGTGAATTGGACACAAACAGCTGAATTATGAGACTTAAATCATCTGGTTGTTGATGTGACAATGTGTAATTAAAGAAATATACACAACgagttttaaaaagtaatatgttACCTCTGATTTTGTTTGTTTAGTGTTATGGTTTAATCTATAGTAAAACATAGACAATTATTGGACTGCATTCAAGTACTAAAATAATCGATAATGGAAACATTAAGTAACTGGTTTCATTAAAAGAATCCATAGATTTATTCTTAAATCCTATCTCTACTTGTGGGACATGATATAGTTAAAACTTTCAAGTCAGAAACACAATAGACCTTATCCCTGAATAGCTTCAGCATTACTCAAACTCTTTGGCCGCTGATCATGAAAGAGGCACATTGCACAATTCAGGAACGGCCCATCCAGCTGTGTCTCTGTGATGAAGCGAACAAGCTCGGTTTCACTGGTAATTTACTCTAATGGATCTTCATTGATTTTTCATTCGTTTTTTTTAGATATACAGGGCATCAATTAAGCCTGGGAATGTTTAAGAGCTGCATTGAAAACACTCTCAACTCATTATTCTGGCCGCGAATCAGGCGTGTTCAGAAAACTCCTCACTGTTTGCTTTGGAGACAATGACTTAGTTTCAGTTCTTGAATTCATCATCCATTTCCATGttctgtggaaatatttgcaagaCAATGACGTTGTTTAGCATCCTACTGTTACCCCAAAAATTGGATGTGAACTTTGAATAGTGTCCCTTTCCTCTCCATGCTGTTATCAGCCATGTCCTcgctcttttctctctcttcctgctGATTGATATCTCTGGGGTCAGAGGATGTCAAGGAAGCTCTTTCCTGCTCTCACCAAATGCGTTTCTACTCTTGTTTTATATTGTGTAACATTTTGTGAAGATAACCTTTAAGTGGCACACTTCCCAGTTGAAAAAAACAGCTTATGTTGTTAGatttgttttgaagcatggcagctaCTTGGAGCTCGTTTAAATTAAGCTGAGCAGGCATtagttgcttaggaccagcacatgaccaagcgtaaaccagctcataaccagcatatgctgattttttttttagggttgAATGTATTCTCAGCTGGTTTCAGGTTAAAGTTTCCCCCTCTGGGTCCAGGAACCCATGTGGAAGTTGGATTGGATCAGGCTAGAATCGAGAGGTCTGTTCAGTACAGCAGGGTCCAACTTTACTTGTTTCacttggtgtgtgtttgtgttcatgtttCCATGCACAAAATCACCACACCCCACAGAGCTTTTTGCCTTCCAATCCTAAAACTGTCAACAAAAAGGCCATTCAGAGCCAGTCTTGTATTCATCagctaaatatgttttaaaatatggcTCTCCACATCACAGAGTTGTGAATCCCTAATTTCAGTTGAGTGTTTCTGACTCATTAAACCCACAGTTCTGAGTATTTAAAATCAGCACGTCCGTGATTTACTCTGAAACATGTGTTTGTGTTGCTTCCGTTAGACATTATGTGTGTGATGAGTCTGTTATTTGCTCAGAATGCCAAACAGACTTGTGGGAAACACACAGATAGATGCTTATTATCTCTTGAGAGATGTAATGTATGTGGGAGGGAATATGTTTGTGTGAAATCGGATATTTGAACAGACAAACGGTACTGACGTATTATTTTAGCTATGTCCATTTTGCCAGTATGAGTTGATTAGCTTAGAAGTGAACCCATGGGACTCAAGGTCCGCCCCTCTTTTGAATCACTTCCTACAATAGCCAATCAAATTCAGAGTCCAAATAGACCCTAATGTGAGGAATGACGCATTACACTTCTCAATTTAGACAGCAGCATCTGGTAGGACAGGATAGTTGTTTTCTCACATCGCTGTAGAAAAGCTTGTAATCCATTGACAGCAAAAAAGGATTAAAAAGAGAAAATGCAAGGTTTTGGAAAAGAGGGTGAGATGTGTGAGATCTTTAAGGCTGGAAGtgtgagatgaaaaaaaaaatgttctcccTCATTAGACTCGGAGCTGACACCAGCGTGTAAAGACCGAAAGGCTTTGTAAATAAGGTGCACTGCAAAGTTCAAAAACAGTTGAATTGAACATTAAAGCTTGCCAGTACATTAAAGAAGCATTGGCATGAGTACTTTGGCAGTTTGGCTGAAATCAGAGGTTAACAGTTATCAGAGGCTTTTGCTCTTTCTTTAGTCTATGGAAGACAAAATTTGATCTCATTTTGAAATTACACCACTTATATAATGAGCATATTTGAAATTACTCAAGTgacaatttattttgatgtttttggatgggtatataaaaaaaaatcatacatttgaccttaatgaaaaaaaaattctcataaaacacacacttttaataataaaaaaaacctgtaaaacattattattactttttagaaataaaaagtatGTATTTATAGTGTAAGAGTGCTATTTTGTGCTACAAAATtagtcatttttaaacatttcttgaAAAGATTCGCAAATTCTCGTTTCTAAGAACTTGACAcgtttttttatagattttaaaaagatttttcgTTTTCTAAATTACATTCTTACAGTACCACTAAAACATGTAGGGTCAGCAAGATTTGTTTTGGAAGAAATAATTAATATACCAAGGttgtattaaattgataaaaaaattatgcatttataattttactaaagatttgtattgtaaataaatgctatttttttacttaatattaattgaaaaaaatacatacatgcatacatatatatatatacacacacaaatggtTTCCGCAAAATATTTAAGCagtacaattgttttcaacatttgttATGTTTACCTGCATCTTCATAATGCGATTATAATGAGATTTATGCAATATATTATGAACTTTACCTCACATAAACACTACTTTGATCAAATTGATGCAATTAGGCATATAATTGTAGCAACCATAATTTTAGTAAAATATGTGCTGTATGTTAATATTTGTCAATTTATCGGTCTGTAAGAATGTCcacaataaagaaaatgaatttGGTCAAATAACTGTGTTTtggatagtatatattttttgtccatcCTAAATCCCTCTTTCTTTTTCGCAGGACTGCCTTTTCGGCAGGAGAGACCTGTGTCTGGCCCTGCCACTCGAGCTCCTACACAACCCAAGAGACCTTACGTTCCTCACATCCACATACCTTTGATCATCCCACACAGAACAGTGCCAGCCCCCACCAGCCGCCCTCATGTGCGCCAGCCACACCAGCCCTACTTCCCTCAGCCACCAGGCAGCCCCAGGCATCCCATCCACCCCATACAACCCCACCAGCCAGCCGTACACCAGCCTGTGGTGGTCACAGGGCAAGCCGGCCCACCTGGGTATATGCACAGGGTCACGGTCAGACGGGATCAAAGCTCAGTGGACTCAAAAACACCTTTGAAAGGATTTGCAGGTGCTCCAGGTATGAAGTAGGATTAATAAGAGAATTTTGGAAGCTTGTGCTTCAAGTatcgatatataaataaataaaaattttgtccATAGGTTATCTTCCGGTCAGTCCAGTCTCATATAATACCAAACAGGCTCAGCCAGAAGgtgtctttctttatttttagtgTTTGCTTTATAACTTTTTTGTTTTAGAAAATCATCATTTACAGAATTATAACTATTAATTCTTGTTACAGCTGCCCATGTCCCATGGAATCCTGCATATCAAAGGCCCATTGCAACTCCAGGTAACAAGTTATAATGTACCGTAATAAAGTAGTTAAAAcggttttaaaataagttgtacAATTCAGAGGCCATAGATGTagatatatacagtgggtacggaaagtattcagacccccttaaatttttcactctttgttatattgcagccatttgctaaaatcaattaagttaatttattttcctcattaatgtacacacattaccccatattgacagaaaaaaattgaattgttggcatttttgcacattaaaaaaagaaaaactcatatcacatggtcctattcagaccctttgctcagtatttagtagaagcacccttttgatctaatacagccatgggTCTTTttggaaagatgcaacaagtttttcacacctggatttggggatcctctccagttctgtcaggttggatggtaaacgttggtggacagccattttcaggtctctccagagatgctcaattgggtttaagtcagggctctggctgggccattcaagaacagtcacagagttgttttgaagccactccttcgttattttagccgTGTGCTTAAGGTCAtcgtcttgttggaaggtgaactttctgcccagtctgaggtcctgagcactctggagaaggttttcgtccaggatatccctgtacttggccacattcatctttccctcgattgcaaccagtcgtcctgtccctgcagctgaaaaacacccccacagcatgatgctgccaccaccatgcttcactgttgggactgtattggacaggtgatgagcagtgcctggttttctccacacataccgcttagaattaaggccaaaaagttctatcttggtcccatcagaccagagaatccttcaggtgtttttttagcaaactccatgggggctttcaggtgtcttgcactgaggagaggcttccgtcgggccactctgacataaagccccgactggtggagggctgcagtgattgttgactttctacaactttctcccatctccagactgcatctctggagctcaaccacagtgatctttgggttcttctttacctctcaccaaggctcttctctcctgatagctcagtttggccggatggccagctctaggaagggttctggtcgtcccaaacatcttccatttaaggattatggaggccactgtgctgtTAGGAACCTTAAGTACAGCAgatatttttttgtaacctttgccagatctgtgccttgccacaattctgtctctgagctcttcaggcagttcctttaacctcatgattctcatttgttctgacatgcactgtgagctgtaaggtcttatatagacaggtgtgtggctttcctaatcaagtccaatcggtgtaatcaaatgaaggtgtagaaccatgtcaaggatgatcagaagaaatggacagcacctgaggtaaatatatgagtgtcacagcaaagggtctgaatacttaggaccatgtgatatttcagtgtttcctttttaataaatgtgcaaaaatgtcaacaattctgtgtttttctgtcaatatggggtgctgtgtgtacattaatgaggaaaaaaaagagcttaaatgattttagtaaatggctgcaatataacagagtgaaaaggttaagggggtctgaatattttccatacccactgtatgtgtatatacacacacacacatatacatatataactgTTCACAATTTTGACACTTGTGAGTAGAGTCCAAAATTAACACTTGCCAAGCACAAATTGCAAGTAAAAATTAACTTTGGAAAGTTCCTTGACAGTGTCTGGTAACTTTATTAGGAACTGTAACATAACCCATGAGAAAGTGGAACTGTGAGAATGATAGTCTGACCTTCACTGATGAAAGTGATGAGCATGAATCATATAAAAGACATACTGTCACGAAAACGTTTGTCTCAACGTGGGTGTCTTGTAATGTCTTCACCTCAATGGAAATTTCATTAAGGATGCCTATTTTCTTTTCTCCAGAACATCAATTTAGAGACTACAAAATGAAAGAATGAGAAACAATAATCACATTGTCATCATGCTCTTGAAAAAAGGTGCTGTTAGAGAAGTCTTGCTGATCACTGCCAAAAATCCTTTTCTTAACCAGGatctttgtgtatttttttcataattcaaTCATAAACTTTTAGTTTATTGTATTTGACTTCAGCTTTAGACAACAAATTTGTCAATTAAGTAATAGAAACAAGTCAAAGGCTATATATAAGCAATGTAATAGAAATATATTATATGAAAAACATACAGAACTTACGTTACATGCAAACAAAATgaagtaaaataagtttaaattgaagaactaaatataaactgaaataaaataaagctacatATTCAGAACAATATTGCCAAacccaaactaaaattgaaaatataaaaataaaagctaatttaaaatatagttatatataaataacattaaaataacacttgaaaaaagtaattaagataaaaaaaaatactacttagGAAAATTATGGTTTTCTGTTTTGCTGTTtggagatttttatatatatatataaatacatggcCAATGAAGATATTTACTGCCAAGTAAAGTTTCTCAATTCACTCGCCACTGACAGGTGTGGCAATGTTAATTTTGGactgtgtgtgtaatgatcaaGCATGTGATGTTGATACGTGTCTCTTCTTCACAATAGTGTCACAGCAGAACTCCTTGACAGACGCATTCTCTTTCTCTGCTGGCCTCACACGGCAGATGTTCTCAGGGGACTTCGGTATCATTCGATTTGATCGGGTGCTCGTCAATGACGGAGGACACTATAACCCTCAAACAGGTAAATTGAAACTCTGTTTAATAGCCCGTCTGTAAGATAAACATGTTTAGATTAGTAGTTTTACTATAAGAAACCAATTTACTAAGCCATATATCCTATTTGACCATTGATATTGCTCCTCCCTCTCTGTAGGGATCTTTACGGTGCCTGCTGATGGCCGTTATCTGGTGAGCTCTGTTCTAACAGCTCCGCGGGGTGAGCATGCAGAAGCTGT contains:
- the LOC132096412 gene encoding EMILIN-2-like, translating into MNCQPPFPRVQLSVLFIISFSITHGYPSSLFQGSAYSGAVHRHRNKNWCAFIVQKNVSCAVQGSVESHVEPEAARCPEHQPDCEPQMIYRTQFRPTYKIAYKTVTELEWRCCPGYQGPDCRELKGSPNGQRAYPQSYPQPQHGQTRSAQRPERRETGQFDIRRTADKTRILEDEVQRLSQTVLDLQTAMTGMAENLRTDLQEDTSKMLITFLNDRTSPDSARTGGTEESVVHLDGHQAMRGRTHGEREMETLLARFDDMTDALKSKDEALEELRGTVTGHDGQIRMLMDSSAQSLPVTAAAAPDIDTLQTYIDGKFEKLKKELVVNMEEEMAKLKNACDEKIKKTCEDGKDSSYVSLTDLVHHKEAELRKEIRELRLDLSMSDGVVRTNRQTTIGKDDSDYADLKRELIRVAEAHRVLNARVDNELEHLSSLKIEDVLGSQLEDLEDRMNVTERNAETYCFYVDEKLTKEIKDEVAMLRQLLDQKLNAVQDQFTSMLIEMSNNSFPEVSSDSVDALQVQVNANRYLIKGLEDKFNAIGQICSTDCKTNLPTDSQKPEGLDSLVKDIRLCRNDLDVLRSDFVNNIARLHTLEDTVKMSPEKQFINAHIQDTRKRMNALTDNVNGLTGAITGLGDTVSKFSQDLHTLNSSCCQQVSTSPIWVETGKPSHNQMKELKDQVDALNARVTTELSVCKFNTTGVVEGVSAVDDRVTALEKICGSLAGDRNNIQGLSGELENKVTQMNSTLGSHSGAITALQNSLLNFQSQLAGMAKQIHKDHASRDQGLPFRQERPVSGPATRAPTQPKRPYVPHIHIPLIIPHRTVPAPTSRPHVRQPHQPYFPQPPGSPRHPIHPIQPHQPAVHQPVVVTGQAGPPGYMHRVTVRRDQSSVDSKTPLKGFAGAPGYLPVSPVSYNTKQAQPEAAHVPWNPAYQRPIATPVSQQNSLTDAFSFSAGLTRQMFSGDFGIIRFDRVLVNDGGHYNPQTGIFTVPADGRYLVSSVLTAPRGEHAEAVLSVSNRSVQKLDTAGYWSGHPQLTRDQCMCGGSASFSLILPLRQGDTVALVRTAGKLAISDSREILSTFSAIFLYSPQAKR